A region from the Pseudomonas sp. P8_229 genome encodes:
- a CDS encoding multidrug efflux RND transporter permease subunit produces MAFTDPFIRRPVLATVVSLLIVLLGFQAWSKLPLRQYPQMENALITVTTAYPGANAETIQGYITQPMQQSLASAEGIDYMTSVSRQNFSVISIYARIGSNTDRLFTELLAKANEVKNKLPQDAEDPVLSKESADASALMYISFFSKDLSNPQITDYLSRVIQPKLATLPGMAEAEILGNQVFAMRLWLDPVKLAGFGLSASDVTNAVRQYNFLSAAGEVKGEYVVTSINANTELKSAEAFAAIPLKVSGDSRVLLSDVARVEMGAENYDSISSFGGTPSVYIGIKATPGANPLDVIREVRKLMPELEAQLPPNLKSEIAYDATLFIQASIDEVVKTLFEAVLIVIVVVFLFLGALRSVVIPVVTIPLSMIGVMFFMQMMGYSINLLTLLAMVLAIGLVVDDAIVVVENIHRHIEEGKTPLEAALEGAREIAMPVVSMTITLAAVYAPIGFLTGLTGALFKEFALTLAGAVVISGIVALTLSPMMCALLLRHEENPSGLAHRLDRIFDGLKRRYQSLLHGTLNTRPVVLVFAVIVLCLIPVFLKFTKSELAPDEDQGIIFMMANAPQPTNLDYLSTYTDEFIKIFKEFPEYYSSFQINGYNGVQSGIGGFLLKPWNERSRTQMQILPEVQGKLGAIPGLQIFGFNLPSLPGTGEGLPFEFVINTANDYELLLQVADRIKKRAMESGKFAFVDLDLAFDKPEVVVDIDRAKAAQMGVSMLDLGSTLATLLGEAEINRFTIEGRSYKVIAQVERPFRENPGWLNSYYVKNTQGELLPLSTLIKVTDRARPRQLNQFQQLNAAKVSGFPLVSMGEAIDTVLQIAREEAPAGFAFDYGGASRQYVQEGSALWVTFALALAIIFLVLAAQFESFRDPLVILVTVPLSICGALIPLFLGWSSMNIYTQVGLVTLIGLISKHGILIVEFANQLRKDKGLTAREAVEEAAAIRLRPVLMTTAAMVFGMVPLILATGAGAVSRFDIGMVIATGMSIGTLFTLFVLPCIYTLLAKPDPQETT; encoded by the coding sequence ATGGCTTTTACCGATCCGTTCATCCGCCGCCCGGTGCTCGCCACCGTGGTCAGCCTGCTGATTGTGCTGCTGGGTTTCCAGGCCTGGAGCAAGCTGCCGCTGCGCCAATACCCGCAAATGGAAAACGCCCTGATCACGGTGACCACTGCCTACCCCGGGGCCAACGCCGAGACCATTCAGGGCTACATCACCCAGCCGATGCAGCAGAGCCTGGCGAGCGCCGAAGGCATCGACTACATGACCTCGGTCAGCCGCCAGAACTTCTCGGTGATCTCGATCTACGCGCGTATCGGCTCCAACACCGACCGCCTGTTCACCGAACTGCTGGCCAAGGCCAACGAGGTGAAAAACAAGCTGCCGCAGGACGCCGAAGACCCGGTGCTGAGCAAGGAATCGGCCGACGCCTCGGCCCTCATGTACATCAGCTTCTTCAGCAAGGATTTGAGCAACCCGCAGATCACCGACTACCTGTCGCGGGTGATCCAGCCGAAACTGGCGACTCTGCCGGGCATGGCCGAAGCGGAGATTCTCGGTAATCAGGTGTTCGCCATGCGCCTGTGGCTCGACCCGGTGAAGCTTGCCGGTTTCGGCCTCAGTGCCAGCGACGTGACCAACGCGGTGCGCCAGTACAACTTCCTCTCTGCCGCAGGCGAAGTGAAGGGCGAGTACGTGGTCACCAGCATCAACGCCAACACCGAGCTGAAGTCCGCCGAAGCCTTCGCGGCGATTCCGCTCAAGGTCAGTGGCGACAGCCGCGTGCTGCTCAGCGATGTGGCGCGGGTCGAGATGGGCGCGGAAAACTACGATTCGATCAGTTCGTTCGGCGGCACGCCGTCGGTGTACATCGGCATCAAGGCCACGCCCGGGGCCAACCCGCTGGACGTGATCCGGGAAGTGCGCAAACTGATGCCGGAACTGGAAGCCCAGTTGCCGCCCAACCTCAAGAGCGAGATTGCCTACGACGCCACCCTGTTCATTCAGGCCTCGATCGACGAAGTGGTGAAAACCCTGTTCGAAGCGGTGCTGATCGTGATTGTGGTGGTGTTCCTGTTTCTCGGCGCGCTGCGCTCGGTGGTGATCCCGGTGGTGACCATCCCGCTGTCGATGATCGGCGTGATGTTCTTCATGCAGATGATGGGTTACTCGATCAATCTGCTGACCCTGCTGGCGATGGTGCTGGCGATCGGGCTGGTGGTGGACGACGCGATTGTCGTGGTGGAGAACATCCACCGGCATATCGAGGAGGGCAAAACGCCGCTGGAGGCTGCACTGGAAGGTGCCCGGGAAATCGCCATGCCGGTGGTGTCGATGACCATCACCCTGGCGGCAGTGTATGCGCCGATCGGTTTCCTCACCGGCCTGACCGGGGCGCTGTTCAAGGAGTTCGCCTTGACCCTGGCTGGCGCCGTGGTGATCTCCGGGATCGTGGCCCTGACCCTGTCGCCGATGATGTGCGCCCTGCTGTTGCGTCACGAGGAAAACCCCAGTGGCCTGGCGCATCGACTGGACCGCATCTTCGATGGCCTCAAGCGCCGCTATCAGAGCCTGTTGCACGGCACGCTGAACACTCGCCCGGTGGTGCTGGTGTTTGCCGTGATCGTGCTGTGTCTGATCCCGGTGTTCCTCAAGTTCACCAAGTCGGAACTGGCGCCGGATGAGGATCAGGGCATCATTTTCATGATGGCCAACGCCCCGCAGCCGACCAACCTCGACTACCTGAGCACCTACACCGACGAATTCATCAAGATCTTCAAGGAGTTTCCGGAGTACTACTCCTCGTTCCAGATCAACGGCTACAACGGTGTGCAATCGGGCATCGGCGGCTTCCTGCTCAAGCCGTGGAACGAACGCAGCCGCACCCAGATGCAGATCCTGCCCGAGGTGCAAGGCAAACTGGGCGCCATCCCGGGCCTGCAGATCTTCGGCTTCAACCTGCCCTCCCTGCCCGGCACCGGTGAAGGCTTGCCTTTCGAGTTCGTGATCAACACCGCCAATGACTACGAGTTGCTGCTGCAAGTGGCCGACCGGATCAAGAAGCGCGCGATGGAGTCGGGCAAGTTCGCCTTCGTCGACCTCGACCTGGCGTTCGACAAGCCGGAAGTGGTGGTCGACATCGACCGCGCCAAAGCCGCGCAGATGGGCGTGTCGATGCTCGACTTGGGCAGCACCCTGGCGACGCTGCTGGGCGAGGCGGAAATCAACCGCTTCACCATCGAAGGCCGTAGCTACAAGGTGATTGCCCAGGTCGAGCGACCGTTTCGCGAGAACCCTGGCTGGCTGAACAGCTACTACGTGAAAAACACCCAGGGCGAGCTGCTGCCACTGTCGACCCTGATCAAGGTCACCGACCGGGCGCGACCGCGTCAGCTCAACCAGTTCCAGCAACTCAACGCCGCGAAGGTCTCCGGATTCCCGCTGGTCAGCATGGGCGAGGCAATCGACACCGTGTTGCAGATTGCGCGGGAGGAAGCGCCGGCCGGTTTTGCCTTCGACTACGGCGGCGCCTCGCGCCAGTACGTGCAGGAAGGCAGCGCGCTGTGGGTGACCTTCGCCCTCGCGCTGGCGATCATTTTCCTGGTGCTGGCAGCGCAGTTCGAGAGCTTCCGCGACCCGTTGGTGATTCTGGTGACGGTGCCGCTGTCGATCTGCGGTGCGTTGATTCCGCTGTTCCTGGGCTGGTCGAGCATGAACATCTACACCCAGGTCGGGCTGGTGACGCTGATCGGGCTGATCAGCAAGCACGGGATCCTGATCGTCGAATTCGCCAACCAGTTGCGCAAGGACAAAGGCCTGACCGCGCGCGAGGCGGTCGAAGAAGCGGCGGCGATTCGCTTGCGGCCGGTGTTGATGACCACAGCAGCGATGGTGTTCGGCATGGTGCCGTTGATTCTGGCGACCGGTGCAGGCGCAGTGAGCCGGTTTGATATCGGCATGGTGATTGCCACCGGGATGTCGATCGGCACGTTGTTTACGCTGTTCGTGCTGCCGTGCATCTACACGCTGCTGGCGAAACCCGATCCGCAAGAAACCACATAA
- a CDS encoding lipopolysaccharide kinase InaA family protein — MAVQTAAETEVAPQDRFDYFWNQRGEWVEEPNVRRGGESGVQRVMGRDGQLLYAKRQTGHIYRSWLHPFGRPTVLRELDALTGVSRLGVRVPQIVFCGAQPDPQYKWRALLVTKSLDGFDELEKWEAAGGRAQYGEAVYERVLKDLAQNLARMHKGRWQHSCIYIKHVFVRVTGEGDSAQVEVALIDLEKCRQRLTAYRAAAHDMKQLRRHSSFSDTDWKKLVYFYETAFGSAIKGL, encoded by the coding sequence ATGGCGGTGCAAACAGCAGCAGAAACGGAAGTCGCTCCCCAGGATCGCTTCGACTACTTCTGGAACCAGCGCGGTGAATGGGTGGAAGAACCCAACGTACGCCGTGGTGGTGAAAGTGGTGTGCAACGAGTCATGGGCCGAGACGGCCAGTTACTGTATGCCAAGCGCCAGACCGGACATATCTACCGCAGTTGGCTGCATCCCTTCGGTCGCCCGACGGTGCTGCGCGAACTGGATGCCCTGACCGGCGTCAGCCGACTCGGTGTGCGCGTACCGCAAATCGTCTTCTGCGGCGCGCAGCCTGATCCGCAATACAAGTGGCGTGCCCTGCTGGTGACCAAGTCGCTGGACGGTTTCGACGAACTCGAAAAGTGGGAAGCCGCTGGTGGTCGTGCCCAATACGGCGAAGCGGTCTACGAACGCGTCCTGAAGGACCTGGCACAAAACCTTGCGCGCATGCACAAGGGCCGTTGGCAGCACAGCTGCATCTACATCAAACACGTATTTGTACGGGTGACCGGCGAGGGCGATTCGGCTCAGGTCGAGGTGGCATTGATCGATCTGGAAAAATGCCGCCAGCGTCTGACCGCTTATCGCGCGGCCGCCCATGACATGAAGCAATTGCGTCGCCATTCGTCGTTCAGCGACACGGACTGGAAAAAACTCGTCTACTTTTATGAGACGGCGTTTGGCAGCGCTATCAAAGGTTTATAG
- a CDS encoding class I SAM-dependent methyltransferase, with protein MSRPIKLDFSEKYDDQHAQKYLRKHQDGLGRRLSHWRDEQVARKALTLAGEPGLVLDLPCGAGRFWPLLAEKPNRVIIGADNSESMIKTAMQSQPADVVKRVQPLHTSAFDIALPDNAVDSIFCMRLLHHIGEAEHRRAILREFERVTRDSVIISLWVDGNFKAWKRKRAEKRRGQEGYQNRFVLPAVTVEKEFEEAGFRIQEQLDFIPLYAMWRVYVLRKR; from the coding sequence ATGAGCAGACCGATCAAGCTCGATTTTTCCGAAAAGTATGATGACCAGCATGCGCAAAAATATTTGCGCAAGCATCAGGACGGTCTTGGTCGTCGGTTGTCTCATTGGCGGGACGAGCAGGTGGCTCGCAAGGCGCTGACCCTGGCCGGTGAGCCTGGTTTGGTCCTGGACCTGCCGTGCGGAGCAGGGCGTTTCTGGCCGTTGCTGGCGGAAAAGCCCAACCGGGTGATCATCGGCGCGGACAATTCCGAATCGATGATCAAGACCGCGATGCAATCGCAACCGGCCGACGTAGTGAAACGGGTACAACCTTTGCACACGTCAGCGTTCGACATTGCCTTGCCGGATAACGCCGTCGACAGCATTTTCTGCATGCGTTTATTGCATCACATCGGTGAAGCCGAGCATCGGCGGGCGATTTTGCGCGAATTCGAGCGCGTCACTCGCGACAGCGTCATCATTTCGTTGTGGGTCGACGGTAATTTCAAGGCCTGGAAACGCAAGCGGGCCGAGAAACGTCGCGGGCAGGAAGGTTACCAGAACCGGTTTGTGTTACCGGCTGTGACAGTAGAAAAGGAATTCGAAGAAGCAGGTTTTCGCATTCAGGAACAACTGGACTTTATTCCGCTCTATGCCATGTGGCGGGTTTACGTATTACGCAAGAGGTAA
- a CDS encoding HAMP domain-containing sensor histidine kinase: protein MEFKQSLSQRIIIAFALMSALVAGAFAMGIVATVHLVEEKLISAGLGGDLQRLLLMDNVSDWSHRPEPDQLFYFSGGPGDFELPKDLRHLDAGFHEVFREQLSYHAMVEIVDGRRYVLLQDQSDFEERERVLFAVVLVGFVLSLALAVFLGWVLARKVMAPVVRLARQVRHRDQLLGLAPPLAPDYAADEVGELAVAFDATLGRLRQALTRERLFTSDVSHELRTPLMVLASSCELLLENPGLDQRGRAQVERIARASQEMRELVQTFLMLARAQREDAGSAPQQNIARVADGLLSLWREPIESKGLRLMFEPGNPPDTCFNATLLGAVMGNLLRNACHYTEQGFIRLTLNDNGFVVEDSGVGIPEEKREAMFQPFVRGNEKRGEGLGLGLSLVQRICENQGWEVTLSTMEPNGCRFEVTLGLR from the coding sequence ATGGAGTTTAAGCAAAGCCTTTCCCAGCGGATCATCATCGCCTTTGCGCTGATGAGTGCACTGGTGGCCGGGGCCTTCGCCATGGGCATTGTGGCGACCGTGCATCTGGTGGAGGAGAAACTGATTTCGGCGGGACTGGGCGGCGACCTGCAGCGTCTGCTGCTGATGGACAATGTCTCGGACTGGAGCCATCGCCCGGAACCGGACCAGTTGTTTTATTTCAGCGGCGGCCCGGGTGATTTCGAGCTGCCCAAGGACCTGCGTCACCTCGATGCGGGCTTCCACGAAGTGTTCCGCGAACAACTGTCGTATCACGCGATGGTCGAGATCGTCGACGGTCGCCGCTATGTGTTGCTGCAGGATCAAAGCGATTTCGAAGAGCGCGAACGCGTGCTGTTCGCCGTGGTGCTGGTGGGCTTCGTGCTCAGTCTGGCGCTGGCGGTGTTTCTCGGCTGGGTGTTGGCGCGCAAGGTCATGGCGCCGGTGGTGCGACTGGCGCGGCAAGTGCGGCACCGCGATCAACTGCTGGGGCTGGCGCCGCCGTTGGCACCGGACTATGCGGCTGACGAAGTCGGCGAACTGGCAGTGGCGTTCGATGCCACGCTCGGGCGCCTGCGTCAGGCGCTGACCCGCGAGCGGCTATTCACCAGCGACGTCAGCCATGAACTGCGTACACCGTTGATGGTGTTGGCCAGTTCCTGCGAATTGCTTTTGGAAAACCCGGGACTGGATCAACGCGGCCGGGCCCAGGTCGAGCGTATCGCCCGTGCCAGCCAGGAAATGCGCGAGCTGGTGCAGACCTTCCTGATGCTCGCCCGCGCCCAGCGTGAAGACGCCGGTTCCGCGCCGCAGCAGAACATCGCCAGAGTGGCCGATGGGCTGTTGAGTCTCTGGCGCGAACCAATCGAGTCCAAAGGACTGCGCCTGATGTTCGAGCCGGGCAATCCGCCGGACACCTGCTTCAACGCCACCCTGCTCGGCGCCGTCATGGGCAACCTGCTGCGCAATGCCTGCCACTACACCGAACAGGGGTTCATTCGCCTGACACTCAACGACAACGGATTCGTCGTCGAAGACTCGGGCGTCGGGATTCCCGAGGAGAAACGCGAAGCCATGTTCCAGCCCTTCGTGCGCGGCAATGAAAAGCGCGGCGAAGGCCTTGGGCTGGGCTTGTCGCTGGTGCAGCGGATCTGCGAGAACCAGGGCTGGGAAGTAACCTTGAGCACTATGGAACCGAATGGCTGCCGCTTCGAAGTGACGCTGGGGCTGCGCTGA
- a CDS encoding response regulator transcription factor has translation MRILLVEDNRDILANLADYLGLKGYTVDCAQDGLSGLHLAATEHYDLIVLDIMLPGIDGYTLCKRLREDARRDTPVIMLTARDQLDDRLQGFKSGADDYLVKPFALSELAARVEAVMRRTQGGGRRALQVGDLTYDLDTLEVTREGKLLKLNPVGLKLLAVLMQKSPHVLRREILEEALWGDDCPDSDSLRSHVHQLRQVIDKPFAKPLLQTVHGVGYRLAEGRDGV, from the coding sequence ATGCGAATTCTATTGGTCGAAGACAACCGCGATATCCTGGCCAACCTGGCCGATTACCTGGGGCTCAAAGGCTATACCGTCGATTGTGCCCAGGACGGCTTGTCGGGCCTGCATCTGGCCGCCACCGAGCATTACGACCTGATCGTGCTCGACATCATGTTGCCCGGGATCGACGGCTACACCCTGTGCAAACGCCTGCGTGAAGACGCCCGGCGCGACACCCCGGTGATCATGCTCACCGCCCGCGATCAACTGGACGACCGCCTGCAGGGCTTCAAGTCCGGGGCCGACGATTACCTGGTCAAACCGTTTGCCCTGTCCGAACTGGCAGCGCGAGTGGAGGCCGTGATGCGCCGCACTCAGGGTGGCGGACGCCGTGCGCTGCAGGTCGGTGATCTGACCTACGACCTCGATACTCTGGAGGTGACCCGCGAGGGCAAGCTGCTCAAACTCAACCCGGTCGGCCTGAAACTGCTGGCGGTATTGATGCAGAAGAGTCCTCACGTGCTGCGTCGGGAAATTCTCGAGGAAGCGCTGTGGGGCGATGACTGTCCGGACAGCGACAGCTTGCGCAGCCACGTCCACCAATTGCGTCAGGTGATTGACAAGCCATTCGCCAAACCGTTGCTGCAAACCGTGCACGGTGTGGGTTACCGCCTGGCCGAGGGGCGTGATGGAGTTTAA
- a CDS encoding LTA synthase family protein yields MDPFKTAPMRFLLLITGAWLVIFLLTRAVLLLTHLDEAGGFALSVFGIGALYDLGFLAYAALPMGLYLLLCPPGLWRRRGHRGFLRALLTISLFAMLFVAVAEWLFWDEFGVRFNFIAVDYLVYSDEVLNNVLESYPIGKLLSLLAVLAVVISFALRKPFNAAMNAPLPPLRARLLNALGLLIVAGLSLQLLSQDAPRAQGGNAYQNELASNGPYQFFAAFRNNELDYAQFYKSLPAEKVAGEIRAELSESNARFIGQDPQDIRRVIDNPGTARKPNIVLVTIESLSAKYLGSNGDGRNLTPNLDALRKQSLYFNNFYATGTRTDRGLEAITLAIPPTPGRSIVKRIGRESGFASLGQQLSAVGYDSVFVYGGRGYFDNMNAFFSGNGYRVVDQSSVDEAEIHFKNAWGMADEDLYRQTLKLADADYAKQQPFLLQLMTTSNHRPYTYPDNRIDIKSGNGRDGAVKYTDYAIGQFLEQARQKPWFDNTIFIFVADHTAGSAGKEDLPIANYQIPLFIYAPRMIEARESAQLASQIDLAPTLLGLLNLDYTSTFFGRNLLLDNPLPPRVVVGNYQHLGLFDGKDLAILSPRQGLRRHDDALTESRESRVTSDDPLITRAITYYQTASYGFKQQLLSWKPAKDNTAQVSEQ; encoded by the coding sequence ATGGACCCTTTCAAGACAGCGCCCATGCGCTTTCTGCTGCTTATCACCGGCGCCTGGCTGGTCATTTTTCTCCTCACCCGAGCGGTATTGCTGCTGACTCACCTGGATGAAGCCGGTGGCTTCGCCCTCTCCGTGTTCGGCATCGGCGCGCTCTATGACCTGGGGTTCCTGGCTTACGCGGCGCTGCCGATGGGCCTGTACCTGCTGCTCTGCCCGCCGGGCCTGTGGCGGCGTCGCGGGCATCGCGGGTTCCTGCGCGCCCTGCTGACCATCAGCCTGTTCGCGATGCTGTTCGTGGCGGTGGCCGAATGGCTGTTCTGGGACGAGTTCGGCGTGCGCTTCAACTTCATCGCCGTCGATTACCTGGTGTATTCCGACGAAGTGCTGAACAACGTCCTCGAGTCGTACCCGATCGGTAAACTGCTGAGCCTCCTCGCGGTGCTGGCCGTGGTGATCAGTTTCGCCCTGCGCAAACCATTCAATGCGGCCATGAATGCCCCGCTGCCACCGCTGCGCGCACGGCTGCTGAATGCACTGGGCCTGTTGATCGTCGCCGGTTTGAGCCTGCAACTGCTCAGCCAGGACGCACCTCGCGCCCAGGGCGGCAACGCTTACCAGAACGAACTGGCCAGCAACGGCCCGTATCAGTTCTTCGCCGCGTTCCGTAACAATGAGCTGGACTACGCCCAGTTCTACAAGAGCCTGCCAGCGGAAAAAGTCGCCGGTGAGATCCGTGCCGAGCTGAGTGAAAGCAACGCTCGCTTCATCGGCCAGGACCCGCAGGACATCCGCCGGGTGATCGACAACCCCGGTACTGCGCGTAAACCGAACATTGTGCTGGTGACCATCGAAAGCCTGAGCGCCAAGTACCTGGGCAGCAACGGTGACGGTCGCAACCTGACGCCGAACCTCGACGCCTTGCGCAAGCAGAGCCTGTACTTCAACAACTTCTACGCCACCGGCACCCGCACCGACCGTGGCCTGGAAGCGATCACCCTGGCCATCCCGCCGACGCCGGGTCGCTCGATCGTCAAGCGCATCGGCCGTGAAAGCGGTTTCGCCAGCCTTGGCCAACAGCTGAGCGCCGTGGGTTATGACAGTGTGTTCGTCTACGGCGGACGCGGTTACTTCGACAACATGAACGCGTTCTTCAGCGGCAACGGCTATCGCGTCGTCGACCAGAGCAGCGTCGATGAAGCCGAAATCCACTTCAAGAACGCCTGGGGCATGGCCGACGAGGATCTGTATCGCCAGACCCTGAAGCTGGCGGACGCCGATTACGCCAAGCAGCAACCGTTCCTGCTGCAGTTGATGACCACGTCCAACCATCGTCCTTACACCTATCCGGACAACCGGATCGACATCAAATCCGGCAACGGCCGTGATGGTGCGGTGAAGTACACCGATTACGCGATTGGTCAGTTCCTTGAGCAGGCCCGCCAGAAACCGTGGTTCGACAACACGATCTTCATCTTCGTCGCCGACCACACCGCTGGCAGCGCCGGCAAAGAAGACTTGCCGATCGCCAACTATCAGATCCCGCTGTTCATCTACGCGCCGAGAATGATCGAGGCACGCGAGAGCGCGCAACTGGCCAGCCAGATCGACCTCGCCCCGACGCTGCTGGGCTTGCTGAATCTGGACTACACCTCGACGTTCTTCGGCCGCAACCTGTTGCTGGACAACCCGCTGCCACCGCGCGTGGTAGTCGGCAACTATCAGCATCTGGGTCTGTTCGATGGCAAGGATCTGGCGATTCTCAGTCCGCGCCAGGGCTTGCGCCGGCATGACGATGCGCTGACCGAAAGCCGCGAATCACGGGTTACCAGTGACGACCCGCTGATCACCCGCGCGATCACCTATTATCAGACCGCCAGTTATGGCTTCAAACAGCAGCTGTTGAGCTGGAAGCCTGCGAAGGACAACACGGCGCAGGTCAGCGAACAGTAA
- the groL gene encoding chaperonin GroEL (60 kDa chaperone family; promotes refolding of misfolded polypeptides especially under stressful conditions; forms two stacked rings of heptamers to form a barrel-shaped 14mer; ends can be capped by GroES; misfolded proteins enter the barrel where they are refolded when GroES binds) — protein MAAKEVKFGDAARSKMLKGVNVLADAVKATLGPKGRNVILEKSFGAPTITKDGVSVAKEIELEDRFENMGAQLVKDVASRANDDAGDGTTTATVLAQSIVNEGLKAVAAGMNPMDLKRGIDKATIAIVKELKALSKPCADTKAIAQVGTISANSDSSIGDIIAEAMEKVGKEGVITVEEGTGLENELSVVEGMQFDRGYLSPYFVNKPETMVAELDNPLVLLVDKKISNIREMLPVLEAVAKAGRPLLIVSEDVEGEALATLVVNNMRGIVKVAAVKAPGFGDRRKAMLQDIAVLTGGTVISEEIGLSLEAATLENLGSAKRVTISKENTIIVDGAGVAGDIESRIAQIRAQVAETSSDYDREKLQERLAKLSGGVAVIKVGAGSEVEMKEKKARVEDALHATRAAVEEGVVPGGGVALIRALEALTELTGDNADQNVGIAVLRRAVEAPLRQIAANSGDEPSVVVNEVKNGKGNFGYNAASGEYGDMIEMGILDPTKVTRSALQAAASIGGLILTTEAAVADAPKKDGGAGGGMPDMGGMGGMGGMM, from the coding sequence ATGGCTGCTAAAGAAGTTAAGTTCGGCGATGCCGCCCGCTCCAAGATGCTCAAAGGCGTCAACGTTCTGGCTGACGCGGTAAAAGCGACCCTGGGCCCGAAAGGCCGTAACGTGATCCTCGAGAAGAGCTTCGGCGCTCCGACCATCACCAAGGACGGCGTTTCCGTCGCCAAAGAAATCGAACTCGAAGATCGTTTCGAAAACATGGGCGCGCAGCTGGTCAAAGACGTTGCCTCCCGTGCCAACGATGACGCTGGTGACGGTACTACCACCGCTACCGTTCTGGCTCAGTCGATTGTCAACGAAGGCCTGAAAGCCGTCGCTGCCGGCATGAACCCGATGGACCTCAAGCGCGGTATCGACAAAGCGACCATCGCGATCGTCAAAGAGCTGAAAGCCCTGTCCAAGCCATGCGCTGACACCAAGGCAATCGCTCAGGTCGGCACCATCTCCGCCAACTCCGACAGCTCCATCGGCGACATCATTGCCGAAGCCATGGAAAAAGTCGGTAAAGAAGGCGTGATCACCGTTGAAGAAGGCACTGGCCTGGAAAACGAACTGTCGGTTGTAGAAGGCATGCAGTTCGACCGTGGCTACCTGTCCCCGTACTTCGTCAACAAGCCGGAAACCATGGTTGCCGAACTGGACAACCCACTGGTGCTGCTGGTCGACAAAAAGATCTCGAACATCCGCGAAATGCTGCCAGTGCTGGAAGCCGTTGCCAAAGCCGGCCGTCCACTGCTGATCGTTTCCGAAGACGTTGAAGGCGAAGCCCTGGCGACTCTGGTAGTGAACAACATGCGTGGCATCGTCAAAGTCGCAGCCGTGAAGGCTCCTGGCTTCGGCGACCGTCGCAAGGCCATGCTGCAGGACATCGCTGTTCTGACCGGCGGTACCGTTATCTCCGAAGAGATCGGCCTGAGCCTGGAAGCAGCTACCCTGGAAAACCTCGGCAGCGCCAAGCGTGTGACCATCTCCAAGGAAAACACCATCATCGTTGACGGTGCTGGCGTTGCAGGCGACATCGAATCGCGTATCGCTCAGATCCGCGCCCAGGTTGCTGAAACTTCCTCGGACTACGACCGTGAAAAACTGCAAGAGCGTCTGGCCAAACTGTCCGGCGGCGTTGCAGTGATCAAGGTTGGCGCTGGTTCCGAAGTAGAAATGAAAGAGAAGAAGGCCCGCGTTGAAGACGCCCTGCACGCTACCCGTGCAGCCGTTGAAGAAGGCGTGGTACCTGGCGGTGGCGTTGCGCTGATCCGTGCTCTGGAAGCCCTGACCGAACTGACCGGCGACAACGCTGACCAGAACGTCGGTATCGCTGTACTGCGTCGCGCTGTTGAAGCGCCGCTGCGTCAGATCGCTGCCAACTCCGGTGACGAGCCAAGCGTAGTCGTCAACGAAGTGAAGAACGGCAAAGGTAACTTCGGTTACAACGCTGCTTCCGGCGAATACGGCGACATGATCGAAATGGGCATCCTGGACCCAACCAAGGTAACCCGTTCCGCTCTGCAAGCTGCAGCCTCGATCGGCGGTCTGATCCTGACCACCGAAGCCGCTGTTGCTGACGCGCCGAAGAAAGACGGCGGTGCTGGCGGCGGTATGCCAGACATGGGCGGCATGGGTGGCATGGGCGGCATGATGTAA
- a CDS encoding co-chaperone GroES yields the protein MKLRPLHDRVVIRRSEEEKKTAGGIVLPGSAAEKANHGVIVAAGPGKTLENGEVRALAVKVGDKVVFGPYSGSNTVKVDGEDLLVMAENEILAVLEG from the coding sequence ATGAAGCTTCGTCCTCTGCATGACCGCGTCGTCATCCGTCGCAGCGAAGAAGAAAAGAAAACCGCTGGCGGTATCGTCCTGCCAGGTTCGGCTGCTGAAAAAGCCAACCACGGTGTGATCGTCGCTGCTGGCCCGGGCAAGACCCTGGAAAACGGTGAAGTGCGTGCGCTGGCCGTTAAAGTCGGCGACAAGGTTGTGTTCGGTCCTTACTCCGGCAGCAACACTGTGAAAGTCGACGGCGAAGACCTGCTGGTAATGGCTGAGAACGAGATTCTCGCTGTACTGGAAGGCTGA